In one window of Camelina sativa cultivar DH55 chromosome 15, Cs, whole genome shotgun sequence DNA:
- the LOC104747589 gene encoding pentatricopeptide repeat-containing protein At2g17670-like, giving the protein MGKVPPSFRSFTTTQLVRKPTPSPPAPPRDFRNRTAVRDSTRLPQTTHQPLHREPFRNPFKSPSLSDAKSLFNSIAATSRIPLDLKFHNSVLQSYASIAAVDDTVKLFQHILKSQPKFSPGRSTYLILLSHACRAPDSSIANIHRVLNLMVNSGCEPDHVTTDIVVRSLCETGRVDEAKDLMKELTEKHSPPDTYTYNFLLKYMCKSKSLGVVYEFVDEMRESFGVKPDLVSFTILIDNVCNSKNLREAMFLVDVLGNSHNGFKPDCFVYNTIMKGFCTLSKGSEAIGVYKKMKEEGIEPDHITYNTLIFGLSKSGRVEEARKYLKLMVEAGYEPDTATYTSLMNGMCRKGETLGALSLLEEMEAKGCVPNDVTYNTLLHGLCKARLMDKGMELYELMKANGVKLETNGYATLVRSLVKCGKVAEAYEVFDYAVESKSLTDASAYTTLETTLKWLKKAKEKGLVV; this is encoded by the coding sequence ATGGGGAAAGTTCCGCCGTCGTTTCGCTCTTTTACGACGACCCAACTGGTCAGAAAACCCACACCATCTCCTCCAGCGCCGCCGCGTGATTTTCGTAACAGAACCGCCGTGAGAGATTCAACTAGACTCCCCCAGACTACTCATCAACCACTTCATCGCGAGCCTTTTAGGAACCCTTTCAAGTCACCAAGTCTCTCAGACGCCAAAAGCCTCTTCAATTCAATCGCCGCCACTTCGAGAATCCCACTCGATCTCAAATTCCACAACTCTGTTCTTCAATCCTACGCCTCAATCGCCGCCGTCGACGATACCGTGAAATTGTTTCAGCACATCTTGAAATCTCAGCCTAAGTTCTCACCTGGGCGTTCCACTTACCTTATCTTGCTCTCACATGCTTGTAGAGCTCCTGATTCGTCGATTGCGAATATTCATAGAGTTCTTAATCTCATGGTCAATAGTGGTTGCGAGCCTGATCATGTAACAACCGATATCGTGGTTAGGTCTCTTTGCGAAACGGGTCGGGTTGATGAAGCTAAGGATTTGATGAAGGAGCTTACGGAGAAACACTCGCCTCCTGATACGTATACTTATAACTTTCTACTTAAGTATATGTGCAAAAGCAAATCACTTGGTGTTGTTTATGAGTTTGTTGATGAGATGAGAGAGTCTTTTGGTGTGAAGCCTGACCTCGTCAGCTTCACTATCTTGATTGATAATGTTTGTAACTCTAAGAATCTGAGGGAGGCAATGTTTTTAGTTGATGTCTTAGGTAACTCTCATAATGGGTTTAAGCCTGATTGTTTCGTCTATAACACCATTATGAAAGGGTTTTGCACACTGAGTAAAGGGAGTGAGGCGATTGGtgtttataagaaaatgaaGGAAGAAGGTATTGAGCCGGATCATATTACTTATAATACTTTGATTTTTGGGTTGTCGAAATCTGGGAGAGTTGAGGAAGCTAGGAAGTACTTGAAACTTATGGTTGAAGCTGGTTATGAGCCAGATACTGCTACTTACACGTCGCTGATGAATGGAATGTGTAGAAAAGGCGAGACTTTAGGTGCGTTGAGTTTGTTGGAAGAGATGGAAGCGAAAGGGTGTGTTCCAAACGATGTTACTTATAATACTTTGCTTCATGGATTGTGCAAGGCGAGGTTGATGGATAAAGGGATGGAGTTATATGAGTTGATGAAAGCGAACGGTGTAAAGCTTGAGACTAATGGTTATGCTACGCTTGTGAGGTCTCTGGTTAAATGTGGCAAGGTGGCAGAGGCTTATGAAGTGTTTGATTATGCAGTTGAGAGTAAGAGTTTGACAGATGCTTCTGCGTACACGACTCTTGAAACTACCTTGAAATGGTTGAAGAAAGCGAAAGAAAAAGGCTTGGTTGTCTAA
- the LOC104748814 gene encoding uncharacterized protein LOC104748814 gives MAMMMIKNHVRSISLPSRSHPSTAAIEESLDKLLIITMNTSTMTSSDSVYSGLSGLEDLYDCTEELLKMGSTQSVLSCSDGRKKKKKKVKGEFMEEMLDGSLRLMDICNVSRDLMVETHERVLGLQSCVRRRKDVDVSGYVGFRKNMRKEVKKLLGSLKNISVGLVVSDHDCDQEGDIHFLAVIHAMRRVVLMTISVLKSFLEFLSGRQNGNDIRSKLALVLMNKKFHDHDKMVRNELENVDSAICGDSISHDDLHMKLEEVQVCIGRSEKSLEGLFRGLIRTRASLLNIISQ, from the coding sequence atggcgatgatgatgatcaagaatCATGTAAGATCTATTAGCTTACCTTCAAGATCTCATCCTAGCACAGCAGCGATAGAGGAATCGCTTGACAAGCTTCTTATCATCACCATGAACACTTCGACGATGACGTCATCCGATTCGGTTTACTCCGGTCTATCGGGGCTGGAGGATCTGTACGACTGCACGGAAGAGCTTCTTAAGATGGGTTCGACGCAAAGTGTGTTGTCGTGTAGTGatgggaggaagaagaagaagaagaaggtgaaaggAGAGTTTATGGAGGAGATGCTTGATGGTTCGTTGAGGCTAATGGATATATGCAACGTCTCGAGGGATCTCATGGTTGAGACTCATGAGCGTGTTCTTGGTCTTCAATCTTGTGTTAGGAGAAGGAAAGATGTCGATGTCTCGGGATATGTCGGGTTTAGGAAGAACATGAGGAAAGAAGTGAAGAAGCTTCTTGGATCTTTAAAGAACATTAGTGTAGGGTTAGTGGTGAGCGATCATGATTGTGATCAAGAAGGTGATATTCACTTCTTGGCCGTGATTCATGCAATGAGACGTGTCGTTTTGATGACAATTTCGGTCTTGAAGTCGTTCTTGGAGTTCTTGTCCGGACGACAAAACGGTAACGACATAAGGAGCAAGTTGGCTTTAGTCCTCATGAACAAAAAGTTTCATGATCACGATAAGATGGTCAGAAACGAGTTGGAGAATGTAGATTCAGCGATTTGTGGAGATTCTATCTCTCATGATGATCTTCATATGAAGCTTGAGGAAGTTCAGGTATGTATTGGAAGGTCCGAGAAGAGTCTAGAAGGGTTGTTTCGAGGGTTGATTAGAACACGAGCCTCCCTTCTCAACATAATCTCTCAATAG
- the LOC104748815 gene encoding agamous-like MADS-box protein AGL97, translated as MGGLKQKIPIKMIGKKDSRAVAYSKRTKGLYSKAAKICRLADAQIAILATPVSSNSNASFYTFGHSSVDSVVAAFLANERPLREDLGLGLGFWWEDERLAKSEDPEELGDAINSMSKMLQDLKDLRCNALQNRRDCTEDVEEKEGLLDGTHQNHTLNNPESCCDNDNNYALLGNVDGCNQELLDIDQIINFESTSSSVNSELENMISMVTPNHQNSFSDHSNAIIVDEGLVVHTDLYDDNNIHLSNLDEDLMLQISDNNNNNSINNNVEELENFDEFIQELDLDDIFDFKTNYVQSLEMDGVSMVTTTNQDLGLNSETVGDGGLVMTHIDLDEDNLCFSDYFNDLTSSAQNSLQDMYTTS; from the coding sequence ATGGGTGGCTTGAAGCAAAAGATTCCGATAAAGATGATAGGGAAAAAAGATTCACGAGCCGTAGCATACTCAAAACGCACAAAGGGTCTTTACAGCAAAGCGGCTAAGATTTGCCGGCTCGCCGATGCACAAATTGCGATCTTGGCAACTCCCGTTTCTTCCAATTCCAACGCTTCTTTCTACACCTTTGGTCATTCATCTGTGGATAGCGTTGTCGCCGCTTTCCTCGCTAATGAGCGTCCTCTTAGGGAAGatctagggttagggttagggttctGGTGGGAAGATGAGAGGCTTGCAAAATCAGAGGATCCGGAGGAACTGGGAGACGCGATCAACTCAATGTCGAAGATGTTGCAAGATCTGAAAGATTTGCGTTGCAATGCCTTGCAAAATCGACGAGATTGTACTGAGGACGTGGAGGAGAAGGAGGGTTTATTAGACGGAACTCATCAAAACCATACTCTTAATAATCCTGAATCTTGTTGCGACAACGACAACAACTATGCTTTACTTGGAAACGTGGATGGATGCAATCAAGAGTTGTTGGACATTGATCAGATCATTAATTTTGAGTCGACGAGTTCGTCAGTGAATTCAGAGTTGGAAAACATGATCTCGATGGTGACACCAAATCATCAAAACTCCTTCTCTGATCATTCTAATGCTATTATTGTAGATGAAGGATTGGTGGTTCACACTGATTTGtatgatgataataatatcCACTTGTCCAATTTAGATGAAGATCTGATGCTACAGATttctgacaacaacaacaacaacagcataAACAACAATGTTGAAGAGCTGGAAAACTTTGATGAGTTCATTCAAGAGCTGGATCTTGATGACATCTTTGATTTTAAGACGAATTATGTGCAGAGCTTGGAGATGGATGGTGTCTCGATGGTGACTACGACGAACCAAGATTTGGGTTTAAATTCTGAAACAGTTGGAGATGGAGGATTAGTGATGACTCACATAGATTTGGATGAGGATAATCTATGCTTTTCTGATTATTTTAATGACTTAACCTCCTCTGCTCAAAACTCCCTCCAAGATATGTATACAACAAGTTAA
- the LOC104747590 gene encoding UPF0548 protein At2g17695-like: MVFLSWGRPSSEQQQQVLNKTGTFNYDNKYRGASSKSIAKLKEDSEIDKDGFLINHARVLVGSGKESYEKGENALQTWKHFGMGWTFVDPETPVETGNKFCICVKEVLPWVMLPLQVVYVDESRKSRKGPAHFGYGSGTLQGHLLAGEERFSIELDGNGQVWYEITSFSKPAHFLSFLGYPYVKLRQKHFARHSSEAVLKHLNAS, from the exons ATGGTGTTCTTAAGTTGGGGTCGTCCATCTTCagagcagcagcaacaagtACTCAACAA aACAGGAACATTCAATTATGACAACAAGTACAGAGGAGCTTCTTCTAAGTCTATAGCTAAACTTAAGGAAGACTCAGAGATAGATAAAGATGGATTCTTGATCAATCATGCTCGTGTTCTAGTCGGTTCTGGTAAAGAGAGTTATGAGAAGGGGGAAAATGCTCTCCAGACTTGGAA GCATTTTGGTATGGGTTGGACATTTGTTGATCCTGAAACTCCAGTTGAAACCGGTAACAAGTTTTGCATCTGTGTGAAAGAAGTACTTCCATGGGTGATGCTTCCTCTTCAAGTGGTTTATGTCGATGAAAGCCGCAAATCTAGAAAAGGCCCTGCGCATTTCGGGTACGGGAGCGGCACTCTTCAGGGACATTTACTGGCTGGAGAAGAACGGTTTTCAATAGAGCTTGACGGTAATGGTCAAGTTTGGTATGAGATAACGTCCTTCTCTAAGCCAGCTCATTTCTTGTCGTTCCTGGGATATCCTTATGTGAAGCTAAGGCAGAAGCACTTTGCTCGTCATTCTTCTGAAGCAGTGCTCAAACATCTCAATGCTTCTTGA